In one Hypanus sabinus isolate sHypSab1 chromosome 11, sHypSab1.hap1, whole genome shotgun sequence genomic region, the following are encoded:
- the fmo5 gene encoding dimethylaniline monooxygenase [N-oxide-forming] 5 isoform X1: MAKRVAIIGAGASGLACIKCCLDEGLEPVCFEKSNDIGGLWNFQEEVTDGRPSIYKSLIINTSKDMMAYSDFPVLEDYPNYMHHSKIMEYFRLYAAHFDLLKYIRFATNVSSITQRTDFSTTGQWDVVTSNTEGNLETTTFDAILVCIGHHADPHLPLDTFPGIDKFKGQYMHSKDYKSPQKFEGKRVVVVGIGNSGVDLSVEISQHAKQVFLSTRRGAWVLNRVAESGYPADLIFTRRINGLLISFLPELLIRRSINKRFDHGNYGLQPSHSVFSQHPTVNDDLPNRILSGRVLVKPNMKQLTESAAIFEDGTMEDIDAVIFATGYSFAFPFLNESVIKVNRNHAVLYKNVFPPHLEQPTLAIIGLVQPLGAIMPISEMQARWATRVFKGLVKLPSVNNMMADILEKKENMAKRYVSSQRHTIQVDFIPYMDEIAELISVKPNIKHLLLTDPQLAFQVFFGPCTPFQFRLMGPGKWPKARETILTQWHRTIKPTKTRVVPSGQQNASWPILLKFLPILVALCAAYLFLY, translated from the exons ATGGCCAAGCGAGTCGCTATCATTGGGGCTGGAGCCAGTGGGCTAGCATGTATAAAATGCTGTTTGGATGAAGGCTTGGAGCCTGTATGCTTTGAAAAAAGCAACGACATTGGAGGGCTCTGGAACTTCCAG GAAGAGGTGACAGATGGGAGACCTAGCATCTacaagtcactgatcatcaataCCTCCAAAGACATGATGGCCTACAGTGATTTTCCAGTTCTTGAAGATTATCCAAACTATATGCATCACTCAAAGATTATGGAGTATTTCCGCCTTTATGCTGCACATTTCGATCTGTTGAAGTACATACGATTTGCG ACCAATGTCTCCAGTATTACACAGCGGACAGATTTCTCTACCACTGGACAGTGGGATGTAGTGACAAGCAACACTGAGGGAAATTTGGAAACGACTACCTTTGATGCTATTTTGGTCTGTATCGGTCATCACGCTGACCCTCATTTACCTCTGGATACATTTCCTG GTATAGACAAGTTCAAGGGTCAATACATGCATAGTAAAGATTATAAAAGTCCCCAAAAATTCGAAGGGAAAAGAGTGGTAGTAGTTGGAATTGGTAACTCTGGGGTCGACCTTTCAGTTGAAATCAGTCAACATGCGAAACAG GTGTTTCTGAGTACAAGAAGGGGTGCCTGGGTATTGAATCGTGTGGCTGAAAGCGGTTACCCTGCAGACTTGATCTTTACCCGTCGCATTAATGGCCTATTAATTTCATTTCTACCTGAGCTGCTAATTCGGCGATCCATAAACAAACGATTTGATCATGGAAATTATGGTTTGCAACCTAGCCACAG tgttTTCAGCCAACATCCAACAGTTAATGACGATTTGCCAAATCGCATTTTATCTGGACGTGTTCTTGTGAAACCTAACATGAAGCAGTTAACTGAATCAGCAGCCATCTTTGAAGATGGCACCATGGAAGATATTGATGCTGTTATTTTTGCAACAGGATACAGTTTTGCTTTCCCATTTCTGAATGAGTCTGTCATCAAAGTTAACAGAAACCATGCTGTTCTTTATAAGAATGTCTTTCCACCTCATCTGGAGCAGCCGACTCTAGCCATCATTGGCCTTGTCCAGCCATTGGGAGCCATTATGCCAATATCTGAAATGCAGGCTCGTTGGGCCACAAGGGTTTTTAAAG GGTTGGTGAAACTACCTTCTGTTAACAACATGATGGCAGACATTTTGGAGAAGAAGGAAAATATGGCCAAAAG ATACGTCAGCTCCCAAAGGCACACCATTCAAGTTGATTTCATACCCTACATGGATGAGATAGCTGAGCTGATCAGTGTAAAACCCAAcatcaagcacctcctcctcactgatccACAGCTGGCATTTCAAGTTTTCTTTGGCCCCTGCACACCTTTCCAGTTTCGATTGATGGGACCTGGAAAATGGCCAAAAGCCCGGGAAACCATCTTGACACAGTGGCACCGCACCATCAAGCCCACTAAAACGCGTGTGGTTCCCAGTGGTCAGCAAAATGCCTCTTGGCCAATCCTGCTGAAATTCTTGCCCATACTGGTGGCACTCTGTGCTGCTTATCTATTTCTCTATTAG
- the fmo5 gene encoding dimethylaniline monooxygenase [N-oxide-forming] 5 isoform X2 produces the protein MREELAKVDWTDILAEKTVEQQWQVKMAKRVAIIGAGASGLACIKCCLDEGLEPVCFEKSNDIGGLWNFQEEVTDGRPSIYKSLIINTSKDMMAYSDFPVLEDYPNYMHHSKIMEYFRLYAAHFDLLKYIRFATNVSSITQRTDFSTTGQWDVVTSNTEGNLETTTFDAILVCIGHHADPHLPLDTFPGIDKFKGQYMHSKDYKSPQKFEGKRVVVVGIGNSGVDLSVEISQHAKQVFLSTRRGAWVLNRVAESGYPADLIFTRRINGLLISFLPELLIRRSINKRFDHGNYGLQPSHSVFSQHPTVNDDLPNRILSGRVLVKPNMKQLTESAAIFEDGTMEDIDAVIFATGYSFAFPFLNESVIKVNRNHAVLYKNVFPPHLEQPTLAIIGLVQPLGAIMPISEMQARWATRVFKGLVKLPSVNNMMADILEKKENMAKRYVSSQRHTIQVDFIPYMDEIAELISVKPNIKHLLLTDPQLAFQVFFGPCTPFQFRLMGPGKWPKARETILTQWHRTIKPTKTRVVPSGQQNASWPILLKFLPILVALCAAYLFLY, from the exons GTGAAGATGGCCAAGCGAGTCGCTATCATTGGGGCTGGAGCCAGTGGGCTAGCATGTATAAAATGCTGTTTGGATGAAGGCTTGGAGCCTGTATGCTTTGAAAAAAGCAACGACATTGGAGGGCTCTGGAACTTCCAG GAAGAGGTGACAGATGGGAGACCTAGCATCTacaagtcactgatcatcaataCCTCCAAAGACATGATGGCCTACAGTGATTTTCCAGTTCTTGAAGATTATCCAAACTATATGCATCACTCAAAGATTATGGAGTATTTCCGCCTTTATGCTGCACATTTCGATCTGTTGAAGTACATACGATTTGCG ACCAATGTCTCCAGTATTACACAGCGGACAGATTTCTCTACCACTGGACAGTGGGATGTAGTGACAAGCAACACTGAGGGAAATTTGGAAACGACTACCTTTGATGCTATTTTGGTCTGTATCGGTCATCACGCTGACCCTCATTTACCTCTGGATACATTTCCTG GTATAGACAAGTTCAAGGGTCAATACATGCATAGTAAAGATTATAAAAGTCCCCAAAAATTCGAAGGGAAAAGAGTGGTAGTAGTTGGAATTGGTAACTCTGGGGTCGACCTTTCAGTTGAAATCAGTCAACATGCGAAACAG GTGTTTCTGAGTACAAGAAGGGGTGCCTGGGTATTGAATCGTGTGGCTGAAAGCGGTTACCCTGCAGACTTGATCTTTACCCGTCGCATTAATGGCCTATTAATTTCATTTCTACCTGAGCTGCTAATTCGGCGATCCATAAACAAACGATTTGATCATGGAAATTATGGTTTGCAACCTAGCCACAG tgttTTCAGCCAACATCCAACAGTTAATGACGATTTGCCAAATCGCATTTTATCTGGACGTGTTCTTGTGAAACCTAACATGAAGCAGTTAACTGAATCAGCAGCCATCTTTGAAGATGGCACCATGGAAGATATTGATGCTGTTATTTTTGCAACAGGATACAGTTTTGCTTTCCCATTTCTGAATGAGTCTGTCATCAAAGTTAACAGAAACCATGCTGTTCTTTATAAGAATGTCTTTCCACCTCATCTGGAGCAGCCGACTCTAGCCATCATTGGCCTTGTCCAGCCATTGGGAGCCATTATGCCAATATCTGAAATGCAGGCTCGTTGGGCCACAAGGGTTTTTAAAG GGTTGGTGAAACTACCTTCTGTTAACAACATGATGGCAGACATTTTGGAGAAGAAGGAAAATATGGCCAAAAG ATACGTCAGCTCCCAAAGGCACACCATTCAAGTTGATTTCATACCCTACATGGATGAGATAGCTGAGCTGATCAGTGTAAAACCCAAcatcaagcacctcctcctcactgatccACAGCTGGCATTTCAAGTTTTCTTTGGCCCCTGCACACCTTTCCAGTTTCGATTGATGGGACCTGGAAAATGGCCAAAAGCCCGGGAAACCATCTTGACACAGTGGCACCGCACCATCAAGCCCACTAAAACGCGTGTGGTTCCCAGTGGTCAGCAAAATGCCTCTTGGCCAATCCTGCTGAAATTCTTGCCCATACTGGTGGCACTCTGTGCTGCTTATCTATTTCTCTATTAG
- the fmo5 gene encoding dimethylaniline monooxygenase [N-oxide-forming] 5 isoform X3, with the protein MAKRVAIIGAGASGLACIKCCLDEGLEPVCFEKSNDIGGLWNFQEEVTDGRPSIYKSLIINTSKDMMAYSDFPVLEDYPNYMHHSKIMEYFRLYAAHFDLLKYIRFATNVSSITQRTDFSTTGQWDVVTSNTEGNLETTTFDAILVCIGHHADPHLPLDTFPGIDKFKGQYMHSKDYKSPQKFEGKRVVVVGIGNSGVDLSVEISQHAKQVFLSTRRGAWVLNRVAESGYPADLIFTRRINGLLISFLPELLIRRSINKRFDHGNYGLQPSHSVFSQHPTVNDDLPNRILSGRVLVKPNMKQLTESAAIFEDGTMEDIDAVIFATGYSFAFPFLNESVIKVNRNHAVLYKNVFPPHLEQPTLAIIGLVQPLGAIMPISEMQARWATRVFKGLVKLPSVNNMMADILEKKENMAKRKFSFTYVLWIIRIK; encoded by the exons ATGGCCAAGCGAGTCGCTATCATTGGGGCTGGAGCCAGTGGGCTAGCATGTATAAAATGCTGTTTGGATGAAGGCTTGGAGCCTGTATGCTTTGAAAAAAGCAACGACATTGGAGGGCTCTGGAACTTCCAG GAAGAGGTGACAGATGGGAGACCTAGCATCTacaagtcactgatcatcaataCCTCCAAAGACATGATGGCCTACAGTGATTTTCCAGTTCTTGAAGATTATCCAAACTATATGCATCACTCAAAGATTATGGAGTATTTCCGCCTTTATGCTGCACATTTCGATCTGTTGAAGTACATACGATTTGCG ACCAATGTCTCCAGTATTACACAGCGGACAGATTTCTCTACCACTGGACAGTGGGATGTAGTGACAAGCAACACTGAGGGAAATTTGGAAACGACTACCTTTGATGCTATTTTGGTCTGTATCGGTCATCACGCTGACCCTCATTTACCTCTGGATACATTTCCTG GTATAGACAAGTTCAAGGGTCAATACATGCATAGTAAAGATTATAAAAGTCCCCAAAAATTCGAAGGGAAAAGAGTGGTAGTAGTTGGAATTGGTAACTCTGGGGTCGACCTTTCAGTTGAAATCAGTCAACATGCGAAACAG GTGTTTCTGAGTACAAGAAGGGGTGCCTGGGTATTGAATCGTGTGGCTGAAAGCGGTTACCCTGCAGACTTGATCTTTACCCGTCGCATTAATGGCCTATTAATTTCATTTCTACCTGAGCTGCTAATTCGGCGATCCATAAACAAACGATTTGATCATGGAAATTATGGTTTGCAACCTAGCCACAG tgttTTCAGCCAACATCCAACAGTTAATGACGATTTGCCAAATCGCATTTTATCTGGACGTGTTCTTGTGAAACCTAACATGAAGCAGTTAACTGAATCAGCAGCCATCTTTGAAGATGGCACCATGGAAGATATTGATGCTGTTATTTTTGCAACAGGATACAGTTTTGCTTTCCCATTTCTGAATGAGTCTGTCATCAAAGTTAACAGAAACCATGCTGTTCTTTATAAGAATGTCTTTCCACCTCATCTGGAGCAGCCGACTCTAGCCATCATTGGCCTTGTCCAGCCATTGGGAGCCATTATGCCAATATCTGAAATGCAGGCTCGTTGGGCCACAAGGGTTTTTAAAG GGTTGGTGAAACTACCTTCTGTTAACAACATGATGGCAGACATTTTGGAGAAGAAGGAAAATATGGCCAAAAG GAAATTCTCTTTCACTTACGTGCTCTGGATTATAAGGATTAAATGA